From Triticum aestivum cultivar Chinese Spring chromosome 7B, IWGSC CS RefSeq v2.1, whole genome shotgun sequence:
TGCGCGATGATGCCACGACACGATTGGACTAATCCTTGGCCACCACCATATGCTAAAGCACTTCCGGCTCTCTGAGCCGTGGCATCTGTCCGTCCACACCCGTtggacccttcttcttgttgttgttgttggaaatGGAATCAGCCGATCGATAGCGAAGAGAATGGGCATGGGCATGGGCCGGTAGGAGCGATAGGCGGGCACGCGATCGTTCGTGACCTCACTGTCTCACGTATCAAGCATCTGCTTATCTTGACCTCACTTAATCGAAGCGTAGTTGGTTGCAGTCCACTGCATGCACTGGCACAAGCTTAGGACTAGAGTCAGGAGATACATACATACAATAAACAAACAAACACTAGGTATAGATTATCTGGCCATAATTTTGTCATTGGCGACTTGCGAGGGCAAGGTGACCCGGTGGTTGGCGGAAGCGTGCCGATGTTCGTGGATGGATTTCAGGAGAGCACACCCCAACGGCCCGGCCGGGCAACGACAAGATCGTTGCGGCCACCGGCCGGGCGCAAGTTGCCGCCCGCGCCAGCCACGTTGTTGGCCGGCGTATCGGTCGCTGGGCGTGGGTGGGGGCAGACTGACCGACGCGCACGTCGCGTATCATATCATCGGACGCCAGTGCTGGCCTCTCTCGTATCGGTGTCAGTCACGTACGTACATGGCCGGAAGTCCCGGTGCGGGGGGGACCCcagcctcctcctcgtccggcgatGGCCGGGGGTACCTGGAGGGTGGTGGTGGCTTGGCCGGAGGATCGGACCGGGACCAAACGGAGAGAGCgaccgtgcgtgcgtgcgtgcgtgccgcGTCGACCCTCTTCTCCGGAACTCTGGAGTTCAGTGCTCGCTCTCTACTACCAAACCCCGGATGGAGCACTTGTTGCCATACGGTCCATGATTCATGCCTGCACGAAAGGAACCCAGAGGGAGGGGCGCATGTGGGTGGCTACCATCAAACTTTGCCTCTCCAGTTGCCACTTGTTTGGTGCTGTGATGGGCTAATTATAACCACTTGACCGTCTACCGTACTCCTCGCAGTGGTACTTCAAGACGCCTAGGCAGGTTGCACCTGTGCATCACACGCTGGCCGCTTGCTTATGCTTGCTTTCCGACCTCAAGATCCGCAACGATCACATGCTCGCTGTTTGACCATACAAAGTCAGCCTCCCAATCCTTCGGAAACAAAGCATTGCTGTCCTCCCTTTGGCCATGCATTTTTTAGTCAACGCTGACCGGAAACAAAGCAAATATTTTGGACAACAACCCGACGGGATGGCGCACAGCCCCATCGCCGGTCAAACAGCTAGCTCTATCTGCAGTGGGTCGGTGTCCTCTCCTTCGCTTTGTAATCGAGCTCACGGACCATGCCCAAAGCGACCTAGCGCACGGGCGGGCGGCCGGCCGGCCACAAGTAGCACGGCGCCCACTTGCCTGGTCCTCGGAACTTTATCGCTTTCGATTACTCGATGGAGGTTTTTGACAGATCTTTGGACATGATAACCTGATATGTTAACTGCAACTAGTTCTCCATCTAATCATGTCGTAGCAATGCAATTGTGCATAAAATGTTTTTTTGAGAATAATGCAATTATGCAAGTAGTATTAGTActacttttttttttgagacaatgtaGTAGTACTTCATGTGACCGATGTTTTTTTCGCATTAGCGAATGGCAGAAATGCTAGTATTTTGGGTCAGGCCCGGAACGTATGGGCCAATGGCCTACATCAATATATCAAGCATATTTGTTTGGACAAGCCCACTTAATTTTACACTAggcccctcaaaaaaaaaacttaaTCTTACACTAGGAAATTTTCATCCCGTTTGGTGCATTTCTGAGTGCAATTGAAAGCTGATGTTTGAATGTTCGCGATGGTGCGCAGGGTTTGGTGGTCCTGACGATCCAGGCGCGGTCACCGTCGCTGATGCCGCCGGAATGCATCAAGGCTGTCGGCGCGGCGCCGTGCGAGCCCGTGTCGGGGAGCAAGAAGGCGATGCTGTTCGTGGGGCTGTACATGACGGCTCTGGGCATCGGCGGCATCAAGGGCTCCCTGCCGTCGCACGGCGCGGAGCAGTTCGACGAGCACACGCCGCGCGGCCGCAAGGGCCGCTCCACCTTCTTCAACTACTTCGTCTTCTGCCTCTCCTGCGGCGCGCTCATCGCCGTCACCTTCGCCGTGTGGGTCGAGGACAACAAGGGGTGGCAGTGGGGGTTCGGCATCTCCACCATCGCCATCCTGCTCTCCATCCCGGTCTTCGCCGCCGGCTCCAAGTTCTACCGCAGCAAGGTGCCCACGGGCAGCCCGCTCGTCACCATCGGCAAGGTCCTGCTCGCGGCCGCGTCCGCGCGCCGCGGGGGCACGCAGAGCGCCAGCAACGGCGCCGTCATCGACCGCGCGCCCAGTCCCACGGGGAGCACCGACATGAAGGAGTACTGCAAGCCCGGGAACACATGCGCAGCCGCCGACGAGGTGACGGAGCCGTCCCAGGAGCTGAGCGGCTTGAACCGAGCGGTGCAGTGCCAGCCGCGGCACAGGACCCTGGCGTGCACGGTGCAGGAGGTGGAGGACGTCAAGATCGTGCTCATGGTGCTCCCCATCTTCCTCTCCACCATCATGCTCAACTGCTGCCTGGCCCAGCTCTCGACCTTCTCCGTGGAGCAGGCGGCGACGATGAACACCCACGTCGGGGGCCTCAAGGTGCCGCCGGCGTCTCTGCCGGTGTTCCCCGTCACGTTCATCATACTCCTGGCGCCCATCTACGACCACATCATCGTCCCGTTCGCGCGGCGAGTAACCGGGACGGAGATGGGCATCACCCACCTCCAGCGCATCGGCACCGGGCTGGTCCTCTCCATCGTGGCCATGGCGGTGGCCGCCGTCGTCGAGGTGAAGCGCAAGAACGTGGCCACCGACGCCGGCATGATGGACTCCGCGGCGCCGCTGCCCATCACATTCTTCTGGATCGCGTTCCAGTACCTGTTCCTGGGGTCTGCGGACTTGTTCACGCTGGCGGGCCTGCTGGAGTTCTTCTTCAGCGAGGCGCCGCCGCGGATGCGGTCGCTGGCGACGTCGCTGTCGTGGGCGTCGCTGGCGCTGGGGTACTACCTGAGCTCGGTGCTGGTGACGGTGGTGAACAGCGCGACGGGGCGCGGCGGGCACCGGGCGTGGCTGGAGGGGGCGAGCCTGAACCACTACCACCTCGAGCGGTTCTACTGGCTCATGTGCGTGCTCAGCGCGCTCAACTACGTCTTCTTCTTGGTGCTGGCCATCCGGTACAAGTACAGAAACGCTGGGGTGATCAAGGGGTGATGAGAATGAGATACAGCTTGTAATGTAGGGCGTCGGTGAAGGTGCTCAATTATCTGGTGGCAAGGTAAATTTATGGAGGTTTTGAGATGGCAAGGTAAATTCGTGTGCCGGCTCGATGGGTTTCTCATGGTGTTCATTGTTGTGGATTTGCTTGGTTGGTTGGCTGAAGAAGAAACTCAAAACGAGTTTGGCGTTGCAGGCGAATGTATGGGGATAGGTCTCGGCTGATTAAAGATGAAAGACAAGCACCATCTGCATATAGAGATAACTTAGTAGTTCGTTTATATGGAAATGATTTTCTGATCTGTGCTGCTCGCTTGTTTGAGTCTGATGAATGCCCGTCCTAGGAGGGTTGTGGAGCACATTTGTAAGAGTGAGCTTAGGCATCTCCAACACTGACCCCAAATCGGAGACCGTAACCGTCTCCGGACCAATGAGGACCAGTCTGCGGATGCTGAACCGGTCATCCAAAGCTAGCCGAAAACATCCAACATCTTCTAAAGCCCGCAAGCTCAAAATAACCACATATCAAGTTGTAGTTTATCTAATTTACATATTACAATCCAACAAAATTTTCAAACTAAAGTAGGTCAAACTTGAATTCAACTAGCACATATGTGTACTAGTTGTCCCTTTTAATTGCCCAGAGATGCTAAATCAAATCTTCCTACGGTTGCTCGATGtcaaatttgttgatgcatttgaacaaaCTCATCAAACGTGGTCGGACTCTGCTATGAAAGTTCGATAGGATCACCTATGTTCTTGAATTCAAGGGTTGCAACAGCATCCTCACCCTCATCCTTCACAATCCTGTTGTTCATGATCACATGACAtatcatcacctcccacaaggtatCCGGATCACATCGTTTAGCAGGTCCACGAACAACTGCAAAAATAGAGGAGAGATGTGGAccagcagcggcggcggtggaaAAGCGGAACGGGAGCAAGTGTAACAGTGGAGGTCACGGAGGTCATATAGCTCTAGGAAGCGTTTGGCAGGCGGCCTAAGAGGTGTTGCAACGCCATCGACGAGAGAGAAGATGAATGCATAGAAAGAGGGAAGGATGGAGATGCGGGGTCCCGAAGGAGTTTTGGGTGGGGTGGGGTGTCGCAGTCCTACGTGGTTGCTATTCGGACTCCCGCAAAGCCTCCCTAGTTTGCTTCCATCTTACGAAAACAAGGACGCCCGGACAAGCCAGCTGGCGGATACACGACCGCgttggatggcaaaacacgtcTGAACCGCGTTATCCGGTTTGGCGATTGAGATAAGGCTGATGTCTACATCATTGGTAAATTTGGAGAAGCTTCATGTTTCAGTACCCAACTCACTATTAGTTGGTCAGGTATCTTCAGGCCTTTCATAACTGGATAGTGCCTAAATTGCACTAATTATGCTCTATAATTTCATGGTGCCATATGTAATGTATACTCTATTGGATGGTATGATACGACTCATCAAGACATGCTAGCCTTTTTCTCTACATAGTAATATTTGGTACATGGGTTAAAGATGAAACCTTGAGCGACTTTGCACATTTAGATGTATGTCCTACGCGTTTGACCCCAGAACCTGTCTATATGCCAGAGTCCACTATTTGGTGTTAAAAACAGATGTTGCAGTTACAAGATACACCATGAACAACATTTGCAATATCTAAAGAATGTGAAGATAGGATAATGTGCCAACTTCAAGCACACATTATATGATCAGCTATACTAATAATAGCTCACACATCAGATTCGCAACTTGGTTAATTCTGTATTTCTCACTTGTACAACTTGCTAATTTTCTTAGAGAAATTTGACTATTAGGTTTTGTCTAAAATGAAGACTTCTAGCCTCAAATCAGTTGGGATGCTGGAAAGCATAGAAATCTTTGGGAAATCATGTAAATTTGGGAGTGTCGCATTTGTATAGGAAGTTTGAAAGATGAGAGAAAAATATTGGTTGGGGTTTTAGTTTATTGTTATTCATCGCATCCTAGAAAGAAATCGACCAGTCTATCTTTCAAGGATAGTGCCGTGAAGATTTCTTGAATGCATTTTTATATGAAATATTGTTCTTGGATAATATTTAGTACCATGGAGCCTACGTAATGTGCTATAGTCCTTGAATAGATCCCGTGCTCAATGGGTATCATCTATAACAAAAATTCCCATAAAAGTTCAGAGTATGGATAAGGTGCATGGAATATCTGAAAGATCATGAAGAAGTTAAGGGCATATCCAGAAGTTAGCTTCAAAGTAGACACTCCTTATTGTTATCTCATGAGATTGGGCGATTTGTATGGTGAGTTCTCAATTGGCTGCTGCCTCCAGAACATGGTACGTTTAGGATCTTAGTGAGGCATTTTGTATTTCGTAGTTATCATGTGCTTTGGATTTTGGTAATGCGCCTGTAGCTCTATGGTACGCCAACAGTAGCTTTAACTATATGTTTTCATGGCATGGTGAAAGACTGATGGTTTAACTCTCATAGCAAGAACTATATAAATGTCATATGTTGACAACGTAGAAACATTGGTCTTATTTACCATTTAAATCATTTTGGACACAGTTCTGTAGTCATAATGAGAACAAAAAGTATGATTGAGAATGCAATATAATCATGTGTCCACACTTTAAACTTTGGACTATTGTTGATCATAAAAAGGTACACACATTTTGTTTAGAATTAACAAAATGTTTTCATTTTCAAGTTTATTGTTGATCATTTTGGTTTAACACTTTAAACTTTATGTCCAACAAATGTATGACAAGAGTATCTCTTTGGATTATTGTTGATCATACAGTTGTTGTTCATACCTCAAAAATTAATTCACATGACAGTAAGATCTTATGATGAGCCAACTTGTAAATTGTTGATGTCTAGAGCTACACTCTTTGAACAGCATCGCCGTGATCTGTTGAGTATTTCAAGCTTGAGTGCTCCCTAGTTATGTAGTACTTCCCCCGTGCTTAAAGAGGGTGTATACATTTTGTCTAAAGTCAAACGGTGCAAAATTTGACCAACTTTTTTGTTTTTCCTATATACTTGCGCAAATTTTGCTCCATTTGATTTCTGACAAAATATTTGTGCCTTCTTTTCAAGCATGGAGCGAGTAGTTGTTTAAATGACCTGCATTAGTTGAACAATTGTCCATCATGTTAATGGATCACCAAAGGGCATAACGAGTGGTTTAGTATTTTTGTAACCTGCGATGGtagcattgttggggaacgtagtaacttcaaaaaaattcctacgcacacgcaagatcatggtgatgcatagcaacgagaggggagagtgtgtccatgtaccctcgtagaccgaaagcggaagcgttagcacaacgcggttgatgtagtcgtacgtcttcacaatccgaccgatcaagtactgaacgtacggcacctccgagttcaacacacgctcagctcgatgacgtccctcgaactccgatcgagcggagctttgagggagagttccgtcagcatgacggcgtggtaacgatgatgatgttctaccaacgcagggcttcgcctaagcaccgctacgatattattgaggtggattatggtggaggagggcaccgcacacggctaagagatccaagggatcaattgttgtctctccaaggggtgcctccctccccgtatataaaggagtggaggagggggagggggccagccaccctaggcgcgccccatgaggagtcctactcccaccgggagtaggactccccccttccaagtgggagtaggagaggagagggaaggagagagaggaggaaaggaaaggggggcaccgccccctccttgtccatttcagattgggggggggggagggtgcgtgcgactgcccttggccgcccctcctcttctccactagggcccaataggcccattagtctccgagggggcggggggttccggtaaccccccggtactccggtatatgcccgatactccccgaaaccattccggtgtacaaacatagtcgtccaatatatcaatatttatgtctccaccatttcgagactcctcgtcatgtccgtgatcacatccgggactccgaaataccttcggtacatcaaaacatataaactcataatataaccgtcatgtaactttaagcgtgcggaccctacgggttcgggaactatgtagacatgaccgagacacgtctctggtcaataaccaatagcgggacctggatgctcatattggctcctacatattctatgaagatctttatcggtcaaaccgcataacaacatacgttgttccctttgtcatcggtatgttacttgcccgagattcgatcgtcggtatctcaatacctagttcaatctcgttaccggcaagtcactttactcgttacgtaatgcatcatcccataactaactcattagctacattgcttgcaaggcttatagtgatgtgcattatcgagagggcccagagatacctctccgacaattggagtgacaaatcctaatctcaaaatacgtcaactcaacaagtaccttcagagacacctgtagagcacctttataatcacctagttacgttgtgacgtttggtagcacacaaagtgttcctccggtaagcgggagttacataatctcatagtcataggaacatgtataagtcatgaagaaagcaatagcaacatactaaacgatcaagtgctaagctaacgaaatgggtcaagtcaatcacatcattctcctaatgatgtgatcccactgatcaaatgataactcatatccatggttaggaaactcaaccatctttgatcaatgagctagtcaagtagaggcatactagtgacactatgtttgtctatgtattcacacatgtattatgtttccggttaatacaattctagcatgaataataaacatttatcatgatatgaggaaataaataataactttattattgcctctagggcatatttccttcagtctcccacttgcactagagtcaataatctagattacatagtaatgattctaacacccatggagccttagtgctaatcatgttttgctcgtggaagaggcttagtcgacgggtctgcaactttcagatccatatgtatcttgcaaatctctatgtctcccacctggaattGGTCCCGGATgggattgaagcgtctcttgatgtgcttggttctcttgtgaaatctggattcctttgccaaagcaattgcaccagtattgtcacaaaagattttcattggacccgatgcattaggtatgacacctagatcggatatgaactccttcatctagactccttcatttgctgcttccgaagcagctatgtactccgcttcacatggaGATCCCGcaatgacgctttgtttagaactgcaccaactgacagctccatcgttcaatataaacacgtattcggtttgcgatttagaatcgtctggatcagtgtcaaagcttgcatcgacgtcaccatttacgactagctctttgtcacctctataaacgagaaacatatccttagtccttttcaggtatctcaggatgttcttgactgttgtccagtgacccactcctggattactttcgtacgtccctgctaaactaatagcaaggcacacatcaggtctggtacacagcattgcatacatgatagagcctatggccaaagcatagggaacatctttcattttctctctatcttctgcagtggtcgggcattgagtctgactcaatttcacaccttgtattacaggcaagaaccctttctttgcttgatccattttgaactttttcaaaactttatcaaggtatgtactttgtgaaagtctagttaggcgtcttgatctatctctatagatcttgatgcccaatatataaacagcttcaccgaggtctttcattgaaaaacttttattcaagtatccttttatgctatccagaaattctatatcatttccaatcaaaaatatgtcgtccacatataatattagaaatgctacagagctcccattcactttcttgtaaatacaggcttctccaaaagtctgtataataccatatgctttgatcacattatcaaagcgtttattccaactccgagaggcttgcaccagtccataaatggttcgctggagtttgcacactttgttagcaccttttggatcgacaaaaccttctagatgaatcatatacaactcttcttcccgaaattcattcaagaatgcagttttgacatccatttgccaactttcataatcataaaatgcggcaattgctaacatgattcggatagacttaagcatcgctacgggtgagaaagtctcatcatagtcaaccccttgaacttgtcaaaaacctttcgcaacgagtcgagctttgtagacagtaacattaccatcagcgtcagtcttcttcttgaagatccatttattctcgatggcttgtcgatcatcgggcaagtcaaccaaagtccatactttgttctcatacatggatcccatctcagatttcatggcctcaaaccattttgcggaatctgggctcatcatcgcttcctcatagttcgtaggttcgccatggtcaagtaacatgacctccagaataggattaccgtaccactttggtgcggatcttactctggttgacctatgaggttcggttgtaacttgatctaaagtttcatgatcaatatcattagcttcctcactaattggtgtagtcgtcacaggaaccggtttctgtgatgaactattttccaataagggagcaggtacagttacctcatcaagttctactttcctcccactcacttctttcgagagaaactccttctctagaaaggatctattcttggcaacgaatgtcttgccttcggatctgtgatagaaggtgtacccaacagtttcctttgggtatcctatgaagacacatttctccgatttgggtttgagcttatcaggttgaagctttttcacataagcattgcagcaccaaactttaagaaacgacaactttggtttcttgccaaaccacagttcataaggcatcgtctcaacggattctgatggtgccctatttaacgtgaatgcaacagtctctaaagcataaccccaaaatgatagcgataaatcagtaagaaacatcatagatcgcaccatatctagtaaagtacgattacgacgttcggacacaccattacattgtggtgttccgggtggcatgagttgtgaaactattccgcattgttgctaatgtagaccaaactcgtaactcaaatattctcctccacgatcagatcgtagaaactttattttcttgttacgatgattttcaacttcactctgaaattctttgaacttttcaaatattttagacttatgtttcattaagtagatatacccatatctgcttaaatcatctgtgaaggtgagaaaataacaataccagccgcgagcctcaacattcattggaccacatacatcagtatgtatgatctccaacaaatcagttgctcgcaacatagttccggagaatggcattttagtcatcttgcccatgaggcatggttcgcaagcaccaagtgattcataatcaagtgattccaaaagtccatcggtatggagtttcttcatgcgctttacaccaatatgacccaaacggcagtgccacaaataagttgcactatcattatcaactctgcatcttttggcttcaacattatgaatatgtgtatcactactatcaagattcatcaaaAACAGACCACtctgcaagggtgcatgaccataaaagatattactcatataaatagaac
This genomic window contains:
- the LOC123159337 gene encoding protein NRT1/ PTR FAMILY 4.6, which translates into the protein MAGGAMEDGTREVERWEGYVDWRSRPAVKGRHGGMVAASFVLVAEVLENLAFLANASNLVTYLMKSMHYSPAQSATTVTNFMGTAFLLGLFGGFLSDAVCTTYAVYLISAFVEFMGLVVLTIQARSPSLMPPECIKAVGAAPCEPVSGSKKAMLFVGLYMTALGIGGIKGSLPSHGAEQFDEHTPRGRKGRSTFFNYFVFCLSCGALIAVTFAVWVEDNKGWQWGFGISTIAILLSIPVFAAGSKFYRSKVPTGSPLVTIGKVLLAAASARRGGTQSASNGAVIDRAPSPTGSTDMKEYCKPGNTCAAADEVTEPSQELSGLNRAVQCQPRHRTLACTVQEVEDVKIVLMVLPIFLSTIMLNCCLAQLSTFSVEQAATMNTHVGGLKVPPASLPVFPVTFIILLAPIYDHIIVPFARRVTGTEMGITHLQRIGTGLVLSIVAMAVAAVVEVKRKNVATDAGMMDSAAPLPITFFWIAFQYLFLGSADLFTLAGLLEFFFSEAPPRMRSLATSLSWASLALGYYLSSVLVTVVNSATGRGGHRAWLEGASLNHYHLERFYWLMCVLSALNYVFFLVLAIRYKYRNAGVIKG